The Takifugu rubripes unplaced genomic scaffold, fTakRub1.2, whole genome shotgun sequence genome contains the following window.
AttgttgcctttgtttttttAGAGAGACCTCAAGAATTATCCAAAGTCATTAACGGAGCTTTAAGCTATTATTAGGTTACAATTCCAGCTTGAAAAGATTCACCTGCTTTTGTTTAAAACTAAAGACTCTTCTGGCTGGACTCTTCAGCTGGAGTCAACGTTtcgggagtggggggggggggggggggcgacaagCCTCCACATAACCTGTAACTAGTCTGTTGGCTGTCAGAGGATGTTGTGAGGTTAATGACTGTGAAGACATGGCATTAATGAGACGTAAGCTACAGCGGCGACCATGAAAGTGGAGGATGTTAATGACGgtggagctgtgggggggggccaTAAACATCCTGACCCCCGACCCTTCAGCAGATGACCGCTGGTGCTTTCCCTGCTGGATGCAGTCTGAGCCGGAACAAAGCTCTTCTTCACCACAGGGGAGGCAGGAAACTACTCAGCACAGCTTAAACTTTGGTCCCAAAACCAAGCAAAGGATTGTAAAACGGGAGAAACTGGAAAGGCagttttcttattttcattCTGAGTAGGAACAAAGAAAAAGCCTTTGCTTTGATCTACTAGGTGCTCTGGGAAGAACTGACCACCTTTTAAGGCCAACGTTTCTTCATCACATCACAAAAACAGCTAAAGCTGTAACCAGCACAACTATTCCCCATTTCTGGAGTGACCCTTCACCCCTGCAGCCCAACAAGACCTCCGTTATTGAGGTGATTACTGGGCTTTGATTGGCTGGCAGGAAGCACTGTGGACGAGTTGCTCGTGCACTTCCTGCCATCGCGTAAAGCCTCTGCTATCACTTTCCTGTAGTCTCAGACTTGTCCTGTCTTATTCCCTGCACAGCCCCCCCAGGGATCTGGCTTGTGGCTGCATTCCAGTGCCATCCTCTCAAATTAGACTTTCCAGGGGTTGCAGCTGTTCCCTCCCCTGGAAGCCACCACACAATCCTGCCTTTCTGACCGGGATCGAGTTCCTTCCAGCTGCTCCCAGGCAGCTGTCTCAATGTTTACACTTTCCACTTTCTGCTATTTGATAAAGCGTTGGGTGGTGAAGCCGAGGCAGGTCTGTGGTCATCGCCCAGTCACTCGctcggggggatggggggtatGACTCGGGACACTTTTCCTGAGCAGTTATTGGAGCGATTGTGAATGATTCTGCCTCTGAAGTACCACCATGTTGATACTAAACgggctcctcttctgcctccgcAGATGCAGCAGCTCTTCTACGAGAACTATGAACCAAACAAGAAGGGTTACATTCGAGACCTGCACAACAGCAAGATCCACCGCGCCATCACGCTGCACCCCAACAAGAACCCCCCCTACCAGTATCGCCTGCACAGCTACATGCTCAGCCGTAAGATCGCAGACCTGCGCCACCGGACCATCCAGCTCCACCGGGAGATCGTTCAGATGGGCCGCTACGGCGCGGCGGAGCCCAGTCGAGAGAACCTCCAGCTGGGCATGCCGCCGTCGTTCATGCGCTTCCACCCGCAGCAGAGAGACGACGTTCTGGAGTGGGAGTTTCTGACGGGCAAATACTTGTTCTCTGCGTCTGATGGTCAGCCCCCTCGCCGGGGGATGGACTCCTCCCAGCGACAAGCGCTGGACGACATCATCATGCAAGTTATGGAGATGATCAACGCCAACGCCAAGACGCGGGGGCGGGTGATCGATTTCAAGGAAATCCAGTACGGTTACCGGAGAGTCAACCCCCTGTACGGGGCCGAGTACGTGctcgacctgctgctgctgtacaaGAAGCACAAAGGGAAGACCATGACGGTTCCAGTGAGGAGGCACGCCTACCTGCAGCAGACCTTCAGCCAGATCCAGTTCAGAGAGGAAGACGAGATGGACGCCAGAGCTCTGGCCAGTCACATCAACAAGGACTCCGACTCCCTCTCGTTCCTGTCAAACTCCCTTAAGATGCTGGTCCCCTTCAAGCTGGCCACGTCCGGCCAGGACCAGAGCGAGCCCAAGGAGAAGAAAATCAACATCCTGGTGCCCCTGTCGGGACGCTATGACATCTTTGTGCGCTTCATGGCCAACTTTGAACGGATTTGCCTGATCCCCAACCAGAACGTGAAGCTGCTGGTCCTGCTCTTCAGCACGGACAACAACACCGAGCGGGTGaagcaggtggagctgatgaGGGAGTACCACATCAAGTATCCACGGGCCGAGATGGAGATAAAGCCGGTCACCGGCTCCTTCTCCAGGGCTCTGGCTCTGGAAGTGGGCTCCCTGCATTTTTCCAACGACTCCCTGCTTTTCTACTGCGACGTGGATTTGCTCTTTACCAGCGAGTTCCTCAAAAGATGCCGGGCCAACACGGCTCTGGGGGAGCAGGCCTACTTCCCCATCATCTTCAGCCAGTACGACCCTAAGGTGGTGTATGCCGGGAAGGTGCCCAGCAACAACCACTACGTCTTCACGTCCAAGACGGGCCTGTGGCGGAACTACGGCTTCGGGatcgtgtgtgtgcacaagggAGACTTGGTTCGAGCTGGAGGGTTCGATACCTCCATACAGGGTTGGGGACTGGAGGACGTGGACCttttcaacaaatttgtccAGTCGGGGGTCAAGTTGTTCAGGAGCACAGACACGGGGATCGTGCACATCCACCACCCGGTCATATGTGACCCCAACCTGGAGGCCAAGCAGTACAAGATGTGCTTGGGCTCCAAAGCCTCGTCGCACGGCTCCACCCAACAGCTCGCAGAGCTCTGGCTGGAGAAGAACGACCACGGCTTCAGGAGACTGGCCGGCAATAACGACTCAGTCAGGACAGCATGAGAGACTGGAAAGCCGAGGCTGGACCGGGTtcgccccctcccccgccgGCATTTCTCTacctaatttatttttttatttttaaaagacttACTGTAGATATATTTTCagaatatatcttttttttttgttttgttttttttttaacaaagacGGCGAGGAACAACTTCTAATCAGGCTGGCCTCTACTTGCAATACCTGCTGGAGGGTTGTTGGACCCACTGGTGCCTGAGCGGCCCGGACGGACCCCGGCCCCGGAGGAGTGTCCTGTCCCGGTACCCAGGAGTCCAGCAGTGCTCAGAGACACCTGATGGTTGTGTGTGGACACGCGTCTCCAGTTGTTGGACAGACGGCGCCGCTCACGTCGGCACGCTTTGGACCACGAGACTGTTCCTGTTCGTTCCCGTCTGTAAACCCAACTGCTGGATTTTCACCCTTTGCTGTCTAATTTATTGAATTTGTAGCTGATGTCAACCACACGACTGTCGGACCCGTGTGCCGAAAGGCTGGAGCCCGGTTGATTGTGGGTTCGTTTTATCTCCTTTTGGCTAAACTCATAATCACCAAAGAGTTTGCTTCagaagagggtgtgtgtgtgagtgtgtgtgtgctcgtgcaACATGAAACTGGCTGAACAGTGAAGCGTAAACACTTCGGCTCTGTTTATCCGAGGCAGAAACGGGTCTGGTCGTGACTCCGGCCCCCAGCGGCGCTCTGGTCCACCAGCTCCAACGCCTGTTTCTCCTTCCATGGTCCCCTTTGAGGCTGTTGAGGCTGGTCCCAGTGGACGGGGGTGTGGCGTCTGTCCCGCTTCTACTTAGCTTTGGTGTTCTATCTGGCCTGTTGCTCCAGAGTCCGTGTCCTGGTCCTGTATGTCCCTCTCCATGGACGGAACGTCCCGCTATAGCATTACACCATGATGTAACAGGATGAGTCccgcttcttttcttttagttttatcTTTTTTGTAACTCGCGTTCTTTCAGCCCCACCTAACTGGGCTCggttttatatttaaattaaataaaatgggGGAAGACATGTTTTATTGTGCGCAGTCTTTTGTTCGCTGTCAAGCTCTCGCACGTAAACACACGCGCGAATGAATGACAGATGCGCAGAGAGCCGAGTCAGCACAAGTGAGGCAACGCGACTTCGGATCAGAGGTGTTTCTTCACTGTGAAACTCTAAAAGGGGAAACCCAGTTGGTTAATGATTGTAATTTAGATTTCTGAGCTAAAGTGACagaagacacccccccccccgaggacaACGGGCTCAGGATCTGAAAGTAGTCTGGTTCTTATTACACTCTTGTACCAGTGCTGAGTCGTCCAACATTTAATAACCAGCGAGATCTGAATTCAACTAATAAGAGAAACCAAAGACAGAATGTCCCACTAACAGGACCTGACATCTGCTACACAGGCTGCTGGACGCTTTATGCAGAGACGCACAGCTCGAATGTTCCAGGCTTCAGGAGCCTCCTGAGCAACCTGGAGGCTTCAGGAGCTTCCTGAGCGTCATCCTGGAGGCTTCAGGAGCCTCCTGAGCAACCTGGAGGCTTCAGGAGCTTCCTGAGCGTCATCCTGGAGGCTTCAGGAGCCTCCTGAGCAACCTGGAGGCTTCAGGAGCTTCCTGAGCATCATCCCGGAGGCTTCGGGAGCCTCCTGAGCGTCATCCCGGAGGCTTCGGGAACTTCCTGAGCGTCATCCCGGAGGCTTCGGGAGCCTCCTGAGCGTCATCCCGGAGGCTTCGGGAGCCTCCTGAGCGTCATCCCGGAGGCTTCGGGAGCCTCCTGAGCGTCATCCCGGAGGCTTCGGGAGCCTCCTGAGCGTCATCCCGGAGGCTTCGGGAGCCTCCTGAGCGTCATCCcggaggaaggaaaatgtttatttgtttgttggtCCTGGTTTTTGACAGATGCTCGCGTCACTTTCTGGCTCCTCAGCCTCTAGATGCTGGAGTTCTACGAAGAGCTGAATATTCTCGCTCTTTCCTCGAGCTACTGGACTCATACTTATCATTCATTCAAAGCTTCTGGACTATAAACCAAACCATTTAGTGATCAATCTGCTGCTGCACCCAAATATTCCAAGTTAAGGGAAACGTGAGGCAGATTGTGAAAGTAAGACGAAGGTTCCTGTTTCAGCCCATGTGGAGAACGTTGAGCCTCTTACCTGTGCTTAAGCCAAACCAGATGCTAGCAGCTATCTTTATCATTCCATTATGCATGACCCCCCCATGGCCACCATCACCGCCAGAGGCTtcaaagacagaaggaaaacagccTCCTGGTGCTTTAACGTCCTGTAAAAGTTCCCTTTTCCCCCACGAAGAGTCACTGGGTCCAATTCCTGAGAGGTTCTCTGCTCCAACATTGTCATAGCTggaagtcacacacacacacacacacacacgcacacacacacacacacacacacacacacacacacacacacacacacacacacacacacacacacacagtgaggtGTGAAACATCTGTGTGTCAGAGCTTTTCCTGAAAATGAGCCAAACCCTCCTGAGATGTTCTCCTGGAGGCAGTGGGGGTAAACCAGAGCCATTGTGCTGCCCTCTTTCATAACCTGACAGGCTGGTTTCTGCCTGTGAGTCAAACTAACTGAGAGCACATGATTAAACTCGCCGTATTCAGGTCACGCACGTTTACAGCCGCCGTGATTTAATGCTGACATCTTGGCCTGATGAGCACTTGTTGGCAGACGCCAGTAGATGTATGTGATGAAGCCTCCTTAAATGGTtgagctgcagatgttctgctgaGCTCTGCAGCTCCGTTTCTATCGGCTTCCACTCGACCAGCTGAGCTGCACATCATCAGAAACTGTCTGGAGACAGCACTGATTGTACTGAAATAACCTAAATGAACAAGGTTTTTGGGACCTAAAGGACCCTTTGAGCCACGATAGCAACCGACCAGCTCAGTGGAACATCTGCAGACCCGGCTGAGCTGGGATGAGCCCCGGATCAGACGGATCTTTGCTCTACATGTGGAGGCAGCGCATGTTGAACCCTGATGGtgatgcagcaacagcaggcagAACATTGTTAAAGGCTAAAgtagcatttagctatcaggccccctGCTAGGTCACAGCTGTTCTTCTCgcctcctggacctgctcagggtttctccctgttaaaggggactttttcctgccagtgttggggtccaggccTGGGTCTCAGTCAAGCCTCGAGAGACGGTTTTAACTGTAACAGACGCCGATGAATTAAAGGGATTTTACGTTGTTAAAATAAGAGCAAATAAACGAAAtgctttaaattaaatgtaCACAAACTCTGCTGGTGATGACTCAAATGTGGTTGATCCAAACCCTCCTGCCCAGAATGTTTTGCTCACATCTGGACGTTAAGGGCAGTAATTTGATAACGAGGTGGACGCCATGGGTGCAGATGTACTGACAGATAAAGACTTTATTACGTCTCCAGTGGTGGAATGGGCCCAGCGGAGGAGATAACCAACAGATTAGTTAACTAACCGGGACACCTTGGACCCTGGAGGCCATCAGGGACAACACTACACCTCTTCACCAGGACGCGTCTCTCTCCTGTCCACTGTCCTGAGCGCAGGGTGAACCGGGGCCCCCGGGAGCCGGCGTCTTCACACCAGCGCCACAGAGGCCGTTTCTAATTGACAAGAGCATCATTCATGTCTGCAGCGCCGCCACTTTGGCCCCTGGGATCAGCTCACCGCTACCTCCAGGAAAACCTGTGTAGCGTCTTTCAGGATCGTTTAGGGGTTTTATACAAACATGcatataaatatacacacactcacactcataaatacgtgtgtgtgtgtcagtgatgTCATAGAACTTTATTTAATGTACATTGTTCACTGTGTAGAACGTTCTGATAAACGTCTCAGAATCTTATCAGCCCCCGGGGGACGTTCCTGCCTGCTCTAGGCTCTGCGTGTCCTCTCATTTGTACCAAACACTTCACCGAGAAGATCCCCGAATGATTAATAATGACAGAGCAATCACAGCCAAAAGCATTTCTAAGAAGCTGCAGAACTTTCGGATGATTGTGTGGCTCAGCAGAACAGATGTTTGTTGTTTGAGAGGCgccctgcagctcagcagggggGCTGCAGCTGGCACACAGAGTCCTGGGGAGTCAAGGCTGCACCCACCCCTGGAGGAGGAACACTGTGTCCCGAGTGTCGCTGCCACGGGctcatccacttcctgctcggttgctcagacagctgcttcccagcagcagcagcagcgccgctccagaaccgctgcatttaaaaaaacacagcagaccTGAACACAGCGGCGTCCAAACCCCATATGGGACTGCTTTAAGACATTTTATTGTCAATTCAAGCAGTTCCACGAGACACAAATGTCTCACACCCTCATCAAAATTAACatgatgcaataaaaaaaacccacataatTACAAACTGAACACTGCTGAAATAGGCAACTTGTCTCCCCCTTCTGGCAGTGGGGGGAATTACAGCAGCTTTATCCAGGTGAGTTCCACAGGTGCCCTACAGCCACCACTGAGACCTCTGGCTGAGCTCTGAGGATGCAGGTTGGTCTTCTGTCCTCTCACTCCTGCCTGCTGGGACGTCCATCACCtcctgtcctgcctgctgggACGTCCATCACCacctgtcctgcctgctgggACGTCCATCACCTCCTGTCCAGCCTGATAGTTCTTCAAGGCCAGTGAGGTCAGCAGCTACCTTCTCTTCCTCATGTCGGCCTCCAGACGAGCCAACTCCTCGTAGGACTTGTAGAAGACGTCCAGCTCCTGGCTGCCCCagcccctccacacacacaggctccacTCCATGTTTGTTGTAAGAAAACCACAGACAACGGTGTCATTTGTCACCACAGCTGCCTCCTCCAGGTTCCTACGgaaagaggaggacaagaaaggAGAGCGTCACCCTCTCTGTGGAGCATCAGGACGTCATCTCCTACTTCAGAGTAAACACAGTGGAGGAGTGAAGGGAATGTTGTGTTTGTATCTGGGAGACAGACCAGCTCTCAACCAGCTTGGAAGGTTGTTCCAGGACTGGTTCTGATCCAGCCCTGGTGTTTCACCACGTTCTAGGACCTACAGCTGCACTGGAGCTGAAGCTTGGATCAGAGAGTGAGAGGGTGAAAGaatgagagggtgagagagagagtggggggtgAGAGAGTAAGAGAGCCAATGCCTCAAAGCATCTGAGGGAAAACAAGAACTaggatgattggatggatgatggatgggtggatggatgaggggtgggtggatggatggatgatggatgggtgatggatggttgttggatggatggatggatgcatgggtgggtggatggatgatgggtgggtggatggatggatgatgggtgagtggatggatgggtgggcggatggatggatgatgggtgagtggatggatggatgggtgggcggatggatggatgatgggtgagtggatggat
Protein-coding sequences here:
- the LOC101067591 gene encoding chondroitin sulfate synthase 1, whose product is MAGRSRRAWFSVLLGLVVGFTLASRLILPKATELKKAGQKRKANPAGCGLNSGLLKEHRRGHWPAQDNGSPATEHPGSRSNEFLFVGVMTAQKYLNNRAVAAHRTWAQTIPGHVEFFSSEGSDTSIPIPIVALRNVDDSYPPQKKSFMMLKYMHDHYLDKYEWFMRADDDVYIKGEKLEGFLRSLNSSEAIFLGQTGMGARDELGKLALEPGENFCMGGPGVIMSREVLKRMVPHIRECLQEMYTTHEDVEVGRCVRRFAGVQCVWSYEMQQLFYENYEPNKKGYIRDLHNSKIHRAITLHPNKNPPYQYRLHSYMLSRKIADLRHRTIQLHREIVQMGRYGAAEPSRENLQLGMPPSFMRFHPQQRDDVLEWEFLTGKYLFSASDGQPPRRGMDSSQRQALDDIIMQVMEMINANAKTRGRVIDFKEIQYGYRRVNPLYGAEYVLDLLLLYKKHKGKTMTVPVRRHAYLQQTFSQIQFREEDEMDARALASHINKDSDSLSFLSNSLKMLVPFKLATSGQDQSEPKEKKINILVPLSGRYDIFVRFMANFERICLIPNQNVKLLVLLFSTDNNTERVKQVELMREYHIKYPRAEMEIKPVTGSFSRALALEVGSLHFSNDSLLFYCDVDLLFTSEFLKRCRANTALGEQAYFPIIFSQYDPKVVYAGKVPSNNHYVFTSKTGLWRNYGFGIVCVHKGDLVRAGGFDTSIQGWGLEDVDLFNKFVQSGVKLFRSTDTGIVHIHHPVICDPNLEAKQYKMCLGSKASSHGSTQQLAELWLEKNDHGFRRLAGNNDSVRTA